In a genomic window of Gossypium arboreum isolate Shixiya-1 chromosome 7, ASM2569848v2, whole genome shotgun sequence:
- the LOC108471546 gene encoding ethylene-responsive transcription factor-like protein At4g13040 isoform X2 — translation MQNQSVCIPCPQIPSTIFMGADYQKSIVKVDSGSPNVSGSSKEPHYQPFSGQTIKRRKRHRRKHVQNQEPCLMRGVYFKNLKWQAAIKVDKKQIHLGTVGSQEEAARLYDRAAFMCGREPNFELPEEEKQELSRFKWDEFLAYTRRSITNKKYKQRLGVEPQKRSEPVIENSDLDSKRGADSSSASEEVGPDTSAS, via the exons ATGCAAAATCAATCAGTGTGCATCCCATGCCCTCAGATTCCGTCAACCATATTCATGGG TGCTGATTACCAGAAAAGCATTGTTAAGGTTGACTCTGGATCACCAAATGTTTCTGGTTCATCAAAAGAGcctcattatcaacctttttcAG GACAAACGATTAAGCGGAGGAAAAGGCATAGGAGGAAGCATGTTCAAAACCAAGAACCGTGTCTCATGAGGGGTGTATACTTCAAAAATTTGAAATGGCAGGCTGCAATAAAAGTTGACAAGAAGCAGATTCACTTAGGGACTGTTGGTTCGCAAGAAGAAGCTGCTCGTTTATATGATAG GGCTGCATTCATGTGCGGAAGGGAACCAAACTTTGAGCTTCCTGAGGAGGAAAAGCAAGAGCTTAGTAGATTCAAGTGGGATGAGTTCTTGGCATACACTCGTCGTTCGATTACCAACAAAA AATACAAGCAAAGACTCGGGGTCGAACCCCAGAAGAGATCCGAACCTGTAATAGAGAACAGCGACCTGGACAGCAAACGAGGAGCCGATAGCTCCTCGGCTTCAGAAGAGGTAGGGCCAGATACTTCAGCTTCatga
- the LOC108471829 gene encoding wound-induced basic protein: MIYDVNSPLFRSFLSQKGGSSDKRKMEEQKPKEQKPKANENKPVMTE, translated from the exons ATGATTTACGACGTCAATTCTCCTCTCTTCCGTTCATTCCTCAGCCAGAAGGGTGGCTCCTCCGACAAGAG GAAAATGGAGGAGCAAAAGCCTAAGGAACAGAAACCCAAAGCAAACGAGAACAAGCCAGTCATGACGGAGTAG
- the LOC108471546 gene encoding ethylene-responsive transcription factor-like protein At4g13040 isoform X1: MVSLRRRKLLGLCSGKSSFLSPLSRFFCNGNPPESSSQNAKSISVHPMPSDSVNHIHGKSIVKVDSGSPNVSGSSKEPHYQPFSGQTIKRRKRHRRKHVQNQEPCLMRGVYFKNLKWQAAIKVDKKQIHLGTVGSQEEAARLYDRAAFMCGREPNFELPEEEKQELSRFKWDEFLAYTRRSITNKKYKQRLGVEPQKRSEPVIENSDLDSKRGADSSSASEEVGPDTSAS, translated from the exons ATGGTGAGCTTACGGAGACGGAAGCTTCTTGGACTCTGCTCTG GGAAGAGTTCGTTTCTCAGTCCACTTTCTAGATTCTTTTGTAACGGAAATCCACCGGAAAGTTCGAGTCAGAATGCAAAATCAATCAGTGTGCATCCCATGCCCTCAGATTCCGTCAACCATATTCATGGG AAAAGCATTGTTAAGGTTGACTCTGGATCACCAAATGTTTCTGGTTCATCAAAAGAGcctcattatcaacctttttcAG GACAAACGATTAAGCGGAGGAAAAGGCATAGGAGGAAGCATGTTCAAAACCAAGAACCGTGTCTCATGAGGGGTGTATACTTCAAAAATTTGAAATGGCAGGCTGCAATAAAAGTTGACAAGAAGCAGATTCACTTAGGGACTGTTGGTTCGCAAGAAGAAGCTGCTCGTTTATATGATAG GGCTGCATTCATGTGCGGAAGGGAACCAAACTTTGAGCTTCCTGAGGAGGAAAAGCAAGAGCTTAGTAGATTCAAGTGGGATGAGTTCTTGGCATACACTCGTCGTTCGATTACCAACAAAA AATACAAGCAAAGACTCGGGGTCGAACCCCAGAAGAGATCCGAACCTGTAATAGAGAACAGCGACCTGGACAGCAAACGAGGAGCCGATAGCTCCTCGGCTTCAGAAGAGGTAGGGCCAGATACTTCAGCTTCatga